In Mucinivorans hirudinis, the DNA window GGGGGTGGAGCTGAGGAAAAACGAGTTGCTGATGAGTTTGAGGCGGATTTTGAGAACTGCACCTCGGCAGTTGGCAAAGTGAGGCTGAAACAGGAGATGGATTTGATTGCAAATCTTGATGTTATGATTTCGATGGACTCCTCGGCTATGCACATTGCTTCGCTTGTTGGTGTGCGCGTGGTGTCGGTTTGGGGTGCAACTCACCCATTTGCAGGCTTTTTGGGGATGGGGCAATCGCTCTCGGATGTGGTGCAGGTGGAGGATTTGAAGTGTCGCCCTTGCTCGGTATACGGGCATAAACCCTGCTACAGAGGCGATTACGCTTGCTTGCGCAGAATTACTGCCACGATGATTGTGGCGAAAATCTAAAAAAGAATATCGCGCTCACCTCGCTTTACTCTCTCCAATTTTTCGGATAATTCATTATTAACAAGTTGTTTAACTTGCTTTTCTATCTGTTGCCAACCTTCTATTTTGGTTTGGATATCCGCATAATCTTCTAAGTATTCGGCAAAGGTCAGTAGGGCGTTAGGCGTGCAGAAACGTTTGATGAAACCCTTGGTTGAAAACTCCATAAAGTGCTCACCTGTACGTCCTTTTCGATAACAAGCTGTGCAGAAAGAGGGCGTAAAGCCATCTTGGGTGAGATTAGTAACTATTTCGGCGAGCGAGCGGTTGTCGTGAATAGAGAACTGACTCGTTCCCTCCTGCTCAGTGGCTGAGTATGAGCCTATTTCGAGCTTTGTTCCACCATCAATCTGCGATACACCATATTTTATGGCGCGATTTCTCAGCACAGGATTCTCGCGCGCCGTAAGTATCAATCCCGTATAGGGAACTGCAAGACGCAGCACAGCAATTGCATAGATAAAATCCTCATCACTAATAGGTTGCTCGGCAGATACACCTCCCAAAGTTTCGTTGATGCGCGGAAAAGAGATAGTGTGAGGACCTATGCCAAAGCAGGCTTCGAGGTGGTTGGCGTGCCTCACAAGCCCCATAATCTCGAACCGCCAGTCGCCGAGCCCAAGCAGCGCACCAATCCCGACATCGTCAATACCTGCTTCCATCGCACGGTCGAAAGCCGTCAGCCGCCAGTTGTAATCCCGTTTTTTGCCGCCAAGGTGGTATTTCTCGTATACTTGTGGGTCGTAACTCTCCTGAAAAACCTGATAAGTACCTATACCCGCCTGCTTTACGATTGCAAAATCATCTTTTGAAAGCGGTGCAGCATTGATATTGACGCGCCTGATTTCGCCCTGACCTTTTTTTACTGAGTATGTCTTGCGGACAGTTTTCGCAATGTATTCTGCCGAGTAGATGGGATGCTCGCCAAAGACGAGAATCAACCTCTTATGCCCCGCATCTTGCAATGCTTCAATCTCTTGCGTAAGTTCTACGTCAGAGAGTGTCTTGCGTACAGTCTGCTGATTATCACTCCGGAAAGAGCAGTATGCACATCGATTAGTACATAGGTTACCAACGTATAACGGAGCAAACAGAACGATGCGCGTACCATAAATCTGCTCCTTGAGCAGGGCAGAAGCCGCCAACACCTTGTCGCGCTCGCAGGGAGAAGCACCAAGCAACACGGCCACCTCTTCCAGAGATAGTCTATGCTTACCCATCGCCCTATTTATCACTTGCTCAACTGACTTATTTTCATTTTTTTTCAAAAAAAATCGAAGCTCATCAGCATCAATAAACGGTCTGTTTGGAATATCTTCTATCGCGTATTTTTCGGGAGTAAAAATCATTGAACAGCCTTAATAATATCTTCTGCAAAACGCTCTATATCCTCTTTTGTTGTGTCGAAACTGCACATCAAACGAACTTCGCTTGTAGTCTCGTTCCAAACATAGAAAAAGTGCTCTTTGAGTAACTTTTCACGAGCCTCTATCGGAATTATCGCAAAAACTCCATTAGCCTCCACAGGGCGAACAATTTCGACATAATCACCTATCATAGAGGCAAGTAACCGAGCCATCGCATTGGAATGTGCCGCCAGGGTAAGCCACAAATCATCTTTCAAGTATGCTGAAAATTGCGCTGAAAGGAAACGCATTTTTGAACACAACTGCATAGATTGCTTGCGTTTATACTTAAAATTGCGCGCCAATAGAGGATTGAGAATTACAACCGCCTCTCCCATCATCATCCCGTTCTTTGTTCCGCCAAAACTCAGTATATCAACGCCTTGCACCATATCTTTCGCCGAGACTCCCAACGACACTACACCATTTGCAAAGCGTGCACCATCCACGTGCAGATACATTCCGTGGCTATGCGCCAAATCAGATAATGCCTTGATTTCCTGTAATGTATAGACCGTGCCGAGTTCCGTAGATTGGGTGATGCTGATTAATCCAGGTTGGCTATGGTGCTCAAAACCAAAGTCGTGCAACTCACTCCGTGCATTTTGGACTGTCAGTTTACCATTGACATTGGGAACGGCTATCAATTTTCCACCACTCAAACGTTCGGGTGCCCCGCACTCATCAACGTTGATATGAGCAGTGTCAGAGCAAATCACAGAGTTAAAGGAGTTGTTTGCAGCAATGATGCTCAAACAGTTAGCCCCCGTTCCATTAAAAACAAAAAAGACCTCTGCCAGCTCGTTCGCCAGTACGCGCCGAATATCTGCAACCGCCTCTGCCGTATATGGGTCATCGCCGTAGGCGTGTACGTGCCCCGTGTTTGCCTCGGCAATGGCTTGCAGAATCCGGGGGTGGATGCCTGAGTGGTTGTCGCTTCCGAAGGATTTCATTATCAATATATTATCAAAAGCCACTACGAACGAAGGCGAGGAATCTTTTCAAAAATAGATATCTCCAAAAAAATTCCTCGCCCACGTTCTCAGGTGGCAAATTAGAAGTGTTAGTCAGCCAATTTTGCGCAAAGGAACTCGCGGTTCAGGCGTGCAATGTGCCCTACAGAAATACCCTTGGGGCACTCAGCCTCGCAAGCACGCGTGTTGGTGCAACCACCGAAACCAAGCTCATCCATCTTGGCAACCATAGCCTTAGCACGGCGTGCACCCTCTACGCGACCTTGTGGCAACAGTGCCAAACTCGACACGCGAGCCGCCACAAACAACATTGCCGAACCATTCTTACAAGTAGCCACGCAAGCACCGCAACCGATACACGAAGCCGCATCCATCGACTCGTCCGCCTCCTTCTTAGGAATCGCAATAGCATTCGCGTCGGGCACACCACCCGTATTCACCGATATGAAACCGCCGGCGTGCAAAATCTTGTCGTAAGAAGTTCTATCCACAACCAAATCTTTGATTACGGGAAAAGCCTTGCTACGCCAAGGTTCAATGGTGATTGTGTCGCCATCCTTGAAGCGGCGCATATGGAGCTGACAAGTGGTAATATCGTCATCCGGTCCGTGAGCGCGACCGTCAATATAGAGCGAGCACATACCGCAGATGCCCTCGCGGCAGTCGTGGTCAAACGCCACAGGCTCTTCGCCCTTGTGAATCAACTCGTTATTGAGAATGTCAAGCATTTCGAGGAATGAGCTACCCTCCGAAACATCGGTAACCTTATACTCAACGAATGCACCCTTATCTTTTGCACCGGCTTGTCGCCAGATTTTTAATGTTAAATTCATTGTATTGTAATTTGTGAAATGTGAAATATGATTTTTGCGTGATTTGTGATGGTGTGATTTTGTTGTAATAATGTGATGTTGTGATTTGTAATTTAGTTTCATAAAACCAATCACATTTCACATTTCACATTTCACAAAATCACAACATCACAACGTCACAAATCACTACTCCTTATAGTTACGTTGTGCTAGTTTAATAGCCTCGAATTTAAGCTCCTCTTTGTGGAAGATAGGCTCTTTGTTTTCGCCAGCGTACTCCCACACAGAGACATAAACATAGTGCTCGTCATCACGAAGAGCCTCACCCTCGGGGGTTTGATACTCCTCACGGAAGTGTCCGCCGCACGACTCATTGCGGTTCAAGGCATCGCGAGCCATCAACTCACCCATCTCCAAGAAGTCTGCCACGCGCAGCGCCTTCTCTATTTCGGGGTTGAAATCATCACCCTTGCCGGCAACCTTCACGTTCTTCCAGAACTCTTCGCGGAGCTTAGGAATTGCAGCGATAGCCTTCTCCAGACCCTCCTTGTTGCGCCCCATACCAACGTTGTCCCACATAATCAGACCAAGCTCCTTGTGGAACTCATCCACAGTCTTTGTGCCCTTCACAGCGAACAACTTAGCAACCTTGTCCTTGATTGCCTTTTCGGCAGCCGCAAACTCAGGGGCGTTTGTATCAACCTTCTTAGATTGAATTTCTGCCGACAAATAGTCGCCGATAGTATAGGGCAAAATGAAGTAACCGTCCGCAAGACCCTGCATCAAAGCCGATGCACCAAGACGGTTTGCACCGTGGTCAGAGAAGTTTGCCTCACCGATTGCATACAAGCCCGGAATTGTAGTCATCAAATTGTAATCCACCCAAATACCACCCATTGTGTAGTGAACGGCAGGGTAAATCATCATAGGCTCTTCGTACGGGTTCACATCGACAATCTTTTCGTACATTTGGAAAAGGTTTCCGTAGCGTTCCTCGATAATATGTTTTCCGAGTCGGTTGATAGCTGTCGAGAAATCGAGGAATACAGCCAAACCTGTATTGTTCACGCCAAAGCCCGCATCACAACGCTCCTTGGCTGCACGCGAAGCGACATCGCGCGGAACAAGGTTTCCGAAGGCAGGATAGCGACGCTCCAAGTAGTAGTCGCGGTCTTCCTCCGGAATTTGTGATGCCTTTTTCGCACCACTGCGAATAGCCGCCACATCCTCTTTCTTCTTGGGCACCCAAATGCGACCGTCGTTACGCAACGACTCGGACATCAACGTCAGTTTCGACTGCTGAGTTCCGTGAACGGGAATACAAGTAGGGTGAATCTGAGTAAAGCAAGGGTTTGCAAAGAACGCCCCCTTCTTGTAACACTGCCAAGCAGCCGAACCGTTAGAGTTCATCGCATTGGTAGAGAGGAAGAAAACGTTGCCGTAACCACCCGTAGCAATCACTACGGCGTGTGCACCGTGACGCTCTATTTCGCCCGTAACCAAATTACGTGCAATGATACCGCGAGCCTTGCCATCGATGAGAACTACGTCCAACATCTCGTGACGAGTGTAACTCTGAACGCGACCCAAACCGATATTACGATTCAAAGCCGCATAAGCACCCAAGAGTAGTTGCTGCCCGGTCTGACCGCGAGCATAAAAAGTACGGCTCACTTGCGAACCGCCGAATGAGCGGTTATCAAGCAGCCCGCCATAGTCCCGTGCAAAGGGTACGCCCTGTGCAACACACTGGTCTATGATAAGGTTAGCCACCTCTGCCAGACGATAAACATTAGCCTCACGTGCACGGTAGTCACCCCCCTTGATTGTATCGTAAAAGAGGCGGTAAACCGAGTCATTATCATTTGGATAGTTCTTCGCCGCATTGATACCTCCCTGAGCGGCAATAGAGTGCGCACGGCGAGGTGAATCGCTGATACAGAAAGTTTTAACATTATACCCAAGCTCTGCCA includes these proteins:
- a CDS encoding 2-iminoacetate synthase (ThiH), translated to MIFTPEKYAIEDIPNRPFIDADELRFFLKKNENKSVEQVINRAMGKHRLSLEEVAVLLGASPCERDKVLAASALLKEQIYGTRIVLFAPLYVGNLCTNRCAYCSFRSDNQQTVRKTLSDVELTQEIEALQDAGHKRLILVFGEHPIYSAEYIAKTVRKTYSVKKGQGEIRRVNINAAPLSKDDFAIVKQAGIGTYQVFQESYDPQVYEKYHLGGKKRDYNWRLTAFDRAMEAGIDDVGIGALLGLGDWRFEIMGLVRHANHLEACFGIGPHTISFPRINETLGGVSAEQPISDEDFIYAIAVLRLAVPYTGLILTARENPVLRNRAIKYGVSQIDGGTKLEIGSYSATEQEGTSQFSIHDNRSLAEIVTNLTQDGFTPSFCTACYRKGRTGEHFMEFSTKGFIKRFCTPNALLTFAEYLEDYADIQTKIEGWQQIEKQVKQLVNNELSEKLERVKRGERDILF
- a CDS encoding Low-specificity L-threonine aldolase, with translation MKSFGSDNHSGIHPRILQAIAEANTGHVHAYGDDPYTAEAVADIRRVLANELAEVFFVFNGTGANCLSIIAANNSFNSVICSDTAHINVDECGAPERLSGGKLIAVPNVNGKLTVQNARSELHDFGFEHHSQPGLISITQSTELGTVYTLQEIKALSDLAHSHGMYLHVDGARFANGVVSLGVSAKDMVQGVDILSFGGTKNGMMMGEAVVILNPLLARNFKYKRKQSMQLCSKMRFLSAQFSAYLKDDLWLTLAAHSNAMARLLASMIGDYVEIVRPVEANGVFAIIPIEAREKLLKEHFFYVWNETTSEVRLMCSFDTTKEDIERFAEDIIKAVQ
- a CDS encoding Succinate dehydrogenase iron-sulfur protein — its product is MNLTLKIWRQAGAKDKGAFVEYKVTDVSEGSSFLEMLDILNNELIHKGEEPVAFDHDCREGICGMCSLYIDGRAHGPDDDITTCQLHMRRFKDGDTITIEPWRSKAFPVIKDLVVDRTSYDKILHAGGFISVNTGGVPDANAIAIPKKEADESMDAASCIGCGACVATCKNGSAMLFVAARVSSLALLPQGRVEGARRAKAMVAKMDELGFGGCTNTRACEAECPKGISVGHIARLNREFLCAKLAD
- a CDS encoding Succinate dehydrogenase flavoprotein subunit; the encoded protein is MNKLDSKIPQGELTQKWGKHKASIKVVSPANKRKLDVIVIGTGLGGASAAASLAELGYNVKTFCISDSPRRAHSIAAQGGINAAKNYPNDNDSVYRLFYDTIKGGDYRAREANVYRLAEVANLIIDQCVAQGVPFARDYGGLLDNRSFGGSQVSRTFYARGQTGQQLLLGAYAALNRNIGLGRVQSYTRHEMLDVVLIDGKARGIIARNLVTGEIERHGAHAVVIATGGYGNVFFLSTNAMNSNGSAAWQCYKKGAFFANPCFTQIHPTCIPVHGTQQSKLTLMSESLRNDGRIWVPKKKEDVAAIRSGAKKASQIPEEDRDYYLERRYPAFGNLVPRDVASRAAKERCDAGFGVNNTGLAVFLDFSTAINRLGKHIIEERYGNLFQMYEKIVDVNPYEEPMMIYPAVHYTMGGIWVDYNLMTTIPGLYAIGEANFSDHGANRLGASALMQGLADGYFILPYTIGDYLSAEIQSKKVDTNAPEFAAAEKAIKDKVAKLFAVKGTKTVDEFHKELGLIMWDNVGMGRNKEGLEKAIAAIPKLREEFWKNVKVAGKGDDFNPEIEKALRVADFLEMGELMARDALNRNESCGGHFREEYQTPEGEALRDDEHYVYVSVWEYAGENKEPIFHKEELKFEAIKLAQRNYKE